The genomic window ttatatacatcAAGTAATATTTATAGTACACTTTTCAGATAACTGCtcttattactttttttaatattattatacacTATTTTCAGTATATATTGgcaattaaatgcattaaaaatcaataattaatcttatctaaattattttctttaaattttcagtattgcaataaaagaaaaatatatgatattggtCAAATTTGTCCCCCATAATTCgtaatttttaaagtgttttaggTACATTAAATTGTTGTGTTAATTTTCAGAAAAgctgatataaaatatatttttggtctatttatttgatttgtttgcaCTCATTGGCGTCAAAAGTgactttaattttataattcaatcaaaatcagtgaaaaaagacgtttttcttatcttttttcgagtGGTAAATATAGAGCGACgttttgaacaagaacgaactttctGTTACTTGTAAGTATTCGATAGATACATCTTTgggaaaaatatttaagttgTTCAAGCAATCGTTCAATGCTTTCTTAAAGAGAAACTGCTTCAAAataagctgttttatgctaaaaatgcgaaAATGGGCGgtaaaggtaaactttatgatgtcatatttttaaattgtaggtaaaaaaaacacaaagaaaGCAAAAACAACAGTAAAATGaagatgttcattttagggggtaATTTTaagctcaaaccatatatagtcctttcctTAACAACGCCAGAACATTATTGTTAATAATAATACACAATAAtttctatgtatttttttattatcccATCCACAAGTAGTATgaaaaaatctgttttgaaCACAACGGTATATTGAAACTATGATGTAGAAATGTAACCTTTACTGCTAGTGATACGAACTACAAAGTTATAAAACTTGTTAACGTGTAAACAAAGTCCATGGTAAAAGTTGAATTGATAAAAGTACATggtacatttatataatatatatgtctATTTGCATAATAACGTCAAAGTATTTATCAATGGTGTGTGTTTGTATAGGAATAAAAACTAGTTTTGACTGACGAGAAGGATGTTTACTTATAGTATATTGCCACTACTATTTACTGAAGTAAAAGTGCTAATCATTTAACAATAGTTGATAGTACTTTACTCTAggataacaaataaatgaacaaGAATTGGTAATAGAATTTACaaacatttattcaaataaagaaaagtgATATTATGGATTGGAAGGCAATGGATAGATTTTTCTTACAGGTTGTATAATATGGTATACTTAATTTACTTCTTTTTTCTGTATCAGGAATAGCGAAAACTTCAACATACAGGATACTCGACACATTATTTATGGCAGGATGGATATGgatagaaatatttatatttgccGTTTTGTCAGGTATCTATAAATTATTTGCCAATTttaaatatgcttaaaaactatgtaacaataaatttaatgttttcaataaTCATCGTTTCATGTATCTGAATTTTGATGAATGCATTTATTTAATAGTCTACACTGGAGGTCAGATAATGACACCTAGCACGTCACAATGCGGGGTGAATTACCTTGACCTGGGGTCAGGGACGACAATGTACGTATCGGAGTTCTACCAGACGTATGTTAACGACCCTACAGTGACGTCATTATCAGACTGCACACATCTGTGTGACGTGGACAGCCAGTGTAAGGCCATTGGTTACATGGACGATATCGGCGGAGTGTCATGTGGTCTGTCGGAATCAGATCACGTGACAGCTACTGCTTGCCCGTCTTGTcgtgtgtttaccaaaaattgtTCTGCAGGTAATcaacaaaataacaatataagGTTAAGTAccattatgatatatttttttaatcaaacataATTATCCATAAAACCGACTTCTTGACAAGTAATATTTTAGAATGACTTATAACAAGCTTATTGAATTATGTACTTTCTTTGATACTGCATATCTGATTCTTTGAATGTTTTTTATGCACCTTTACGCAAAAAACAAATTCCAATCTTAGTTGCAATTTAAAACGTATATTTTTCTTATAGTTTAGCACTCTATATTATGTATAACCAGTACACTTGTTCTACGATTTATTGGAAAAGGGTTGGATACAACCTGGGTCCATATGCTCAGCATAAACAGTTATTGTTAAAAAGCAATTGTTAATTGTTTAAGCGATTCGTATGTCTGATGGCATTTAAACTGCGCATAAATAAAACCTAATTATGTATTTGtaattaacaaattaacaatgtaaatatttgatattttctacaGACGTTCAAGTTAAACAGctataaaagaaattgaaattttaaatgtaaataacagATCAGGGAATGCTGTTGTTTAACGCGTCACGTAAAGTAAATGTCTTTTTTTGGCAATTGTCAGTGAATATGTCTGATAATACGAATATTctttttcaaagtcaaatggTGAACGTAAACATGTACTTAAGGTGAACGcagttattatttttctttcttttacacTGTCTACGATCTACTTTACCAACTTCTGTAACTATGTGtaattgaaatacaaaattgtGCCTGGTGCATATCCATACTGTATGTATATTTTGAAGCAAgaatattctttgttttaaaaccGTTTAGACAGTTTTATCAGTGGCAATGCGTCCCTTTCctgtaattcatttaaaaaagcaaatgcAAAATGCATACTTTTTTTCGGATTGTTTCGTGTTTAACACATTATATATCCTGACATGATGTGTATTTCTTGCATCTTGCATAAAACACATTAGAGTCTAAAACTGGTTTGCTACGTGATAAGATAAATCTAAAAATGTTTGTGTCTTCATTTCAGACGATGTTTTCAGGTAAACGCACATAAAAAACAAGTACCAACCCAGAACAGCATTTCCTTtcaaataattctttgaatttgaaattcTAAATAGTTGACTTTAAACACCATTCCGCATTGATCATGAGCAGCTGTAATCTGTATTCCAAATTGCATCGATTATAATTCTTCtcaatgttaaagaaaatgaagattttaaagataGTATTGATGAAACCATGTCAATTGTTTAAATCCAAATAATGTCATTCCTGACGTTGTGCTTTTTGGTAATTGGCAATCTGAAATAATTGGATATTTGCCTTCATGTTCCACTTTTCATTACCTGAAGGAAATTCGTCGATATCAATGCCattcttttatttcatgttgTTATTGGGGTTTCAATTTGTTTATCTTGAAATGGAAATCGATTTTATTACTTAATTTCTTGATCTTTCATGCTGAATATACAGTCAAAGACTGTGCTCCTCCTTATGAagtgtgtgtgtttgtttgaCGCCCTATCCCCCCAactaatataaaaatgaaatttctgCAAGCTGGTATCAAAGATAAAGGTGtgttctttattgtttatcaataatACAAGTCAAATCACGAAACTAAATATTAACCATTCtgttacaagaaaaaaaatcacattaccaggaaaaaaagaaaatgaacactGTCAAGCAAATCATAGATTGACGTTTTTAGGTTGTTTAAGTAGTTAAAAAAGGGACGTGGTAAAGCAGGTGataaaaacacttttttgaGATTTGCGATGGTACTAGTATATGATTATATCAAGCTCGTTGTGTGTTTTGTATCCCCACACCAAAGTTTGCGGGTAGAATATACTAGAGTAActgttgtttgataaaaatcatataccatcgcaaatcatccTAGTATACAGTATATAATCCACAGACTGCGTCACTTACACCGTTTTCAGCGGAGGATACATTGGGAGGACGCAATACGCCAACTACGACCCTTCTTCTTACACCGAATGTCAGGACAGATGTACCAATGACCCGTTCTGTAACGGGTTTATTCACAATGACGTCATTATGACGTGTAGACTGTCCGAATCCAGAAAAGAAGTAGCGTACCCCGGAAACGCTAGCTTCTCATTCAGTCGAAAGGAATGTAGCTCTGGTGAGAATTAATAAATGGTTTTGAAAAggcatttaatatatattttatcgattatgttcgacaatatttacattgtaaagtttgtttaatatttacaactgtttcacAAAAAGAGGTTTCAAAATACTTATAGGCCGGCATAAAATATacttatatcaacaaaaaaatctcATTATGTTAAATACTCAGACTTTTATTTTATCgtatatttaaaactttattagGATGCACAAATTATCTGGCGTACGGAGTAGGAAAAATCATTGAGTTGAGCGCCCTGTACCTGTTGAATAATTCCTTAACACAGCGAGAGTGTGAGTCACTGTGCAGTCAAGATCCCGGATGTAGGGGCGCCGCATATCAGCCCAGTGATCAGAACTGTGGGCTGTTTGACTCGGGGACTAGCCAGGAATACAGCTGGTGCCTGAATTGTACCGGGTACGCCAAACAGTGCCCATCAGGTACTGACGACGTCATCACATTTACACACAGACAAACAAACAGTAACACAATCACagtcatatttatttacattcagtgtataatTCCTCGTATGCTTGTATTGGAACGATGATCAATTTcctatgaatacactttgctaattcGTGCATCACGAGCACAGAGACATACGTCTTCATGTGTTATGtgtatatttcttttgtaagatttaatgaaacttttaattttacaaaacaaatttgataTGTTCTTTTGAAAACCAATCATTTATATGTTTTCTCTTTAATAAAAAACGATCTTTCTCCGCTAAGCTTCTGGCAATACATTGCTTAAATGAGTAGTCAACAACTAATAGGGctaagtattttttctgcaaagtcgccaccttcatatcaaTTGTTAACCCATACAAACACAGATATTAAAAATCACCAAATGCACACATATATAAATTGCCAACACATTCACACACAGAGATATCAACAGTCAACACATTCATACAAAGATTTCAACTCATTACATTCACACACAAATTATCAATAGACATTTCTTTCATACAAATATCAGATATCAATATTTATACACGCATACATTAATAGTCAACATATTCATTAACAAACATCATCAattgttaacatttttatacatcAATATTATTAGACAATACTTGTGCACACCTatagatttgttttgttttcccttggactgaaatgtcacattttcattggtttaaacatagcacatgCTTGCCttatatatctctatatttgttctgtgagaaatgatataaggcaatatggccgtcattggtcgacgcttcgcttactcatttcgacagtTTGTAGTATgttatacataaactgcatgctgtaagttcttaaagtatttggagtagttctttaaaattagagtagttgcccttagaatattgacgtcacattgttttgtctggagcagaacaaaatggcagcgtcgaaatttgctcaaatatCTGCAGAGAatagggagaaaacatttaaaattgaatagcaacaaaacaaatataagtaaatatgggtgaagcaaagattttgaaagagtatttgaaaggtgagattgaaaattttgaagagtttaaatgagttaaatttgacGAGATATAAGGCATCTTGCACATGGCTTTGCGTAAaaatcgctatttgtgaataaacatGTCGCTTGAaagtcctcgagaaaacaaacCACTTAtaaggttagttactgactcactacggaaatatattgggttgataaatctcatagacggctcggcttcgcctcgccatctatgagattgatcaacccaatatatttccgtagtgagtcagtaactaaccaaataaataataatattattcaaaCACAGATATATAAATTCAACACATTGATGCACATGTAACATTTGTCAACACATTCACACACATATCGCAATTGTCAACATATtcacacacacatatattaaGTGTCAACACAATTACACAGACAAATACCAACAGTCaaccgtagtgagtcagtaactaacctaataaataataatattattcaaaCACAGATATATAAATTCAACACATTGATGCACATGTAACATTTGTCAACACATTCACACACATATCGCAATTGTCAACATATtcacacacacatatattaaGTGTCAACACAATTTCACACACAAATACCTACAGTCAACACGTtcacacacacatatatctaTAATCAACATATTTAAACACACATATATCAATTGTCAACACAATCACACACAAATATCAACAGTCAACACATTCACACCCACAAATATCAACAGTTAGCACATTCACACACACAAATATCAACAATCAACAcgttcacacacacacacacacatatcaATAGTCAACACATTTAAACACACATATATCAATTGTCAACACAATTACACACACAAATATCAACAGTCAACACTCAAGAATCAACACATTcacacacacagatatctaTAGTCAACACATTTTCACACACAAATATCAGCAGTCAACATATCTACACTCATATATTAACAGTTAACACATGCATACAAAGACATCAGTAGTCAACACATGCATACATAGATATCAGTAGTCAACACATGCATACATAGATATCAGTAGTCTACACATTCACACACAGATATCAATTGTCAAAAGATTCATTCACAGATATCAATAGTCAACAGATTTACCAATAGTTATCAAAAGTGAATAGGAACACACACGCACATCAACAgataaaacattcagacatgaATATCAATAATTCACATATTTATGCACCATTTTAAGAGACAGCATTTTAACACACGTATATCAATAATGAACGCATTTACTCACAAGCATCTCCAGTCAACAAAATTATACGTATATATCAGAAGCCAACACTTTAACACTAATATGATAGTTAGTGCATTCATTCACAGCTATAAATAGTCAACACATGTTATTACACAGGCATACAAAATTAACACGTTTCTACATAAGTATTAGTAGTAACACACTCATACACAGTTATCAGGAGTCATTGCAATTACATACACATATTAATAGTTTCCCGACACTTTGACATGAAGAAAATTGGTGTGGTCGACTTACATGTCATTGTTTGTTGACCAtcgttttttaaatttgttttatagcACAGTACTTGTATTTAAGCTTGAATGTTGACTTAAAAAAACCTAAAtgaattgtaaaagatattaaGGCCATTTGAGAagtaactttttacatttttatactttcatgttaaataatgaaatctgatgcagttgataatccgttctattactcTCATCGTTGGCAACACACTAAGCAACGGTTAACACAACGAAATGTTACATGCTCGTAaactatgcgcgtacggttcgccaaaaaattcacgtcattcatatataaaagaagtaaagttttttttaaaattaagacattcagtataataagatAAATAATGCCggtttaggagggtaagagttgaaattgacacccctcgaaaacatccgcttcgcgtcggttgataATAGATTTCTCGGGGTGTCTTACCCTCCTAAACCGgcactttttatataatattacatcgCTTTGCAGAgcaaatttttttgtcatgttATTGCCCCTCATTTTCAAACTAAAATAAATAGTGTTTCTTCTATATCAAACACCTTAAGTTTGAAAACGACAAatactattattttgtttttgttagggTCAATGTTCATTGGTAGCCGACAATTTTCTGGTTTGCGGGGACATTAATTCATTGGGAGTGTAATCGGGataattcaaaaagaaattaaacaaataattgtGTAAAGGTTCGCAGGGATGTAATTTTGTTGGAATGGGTTACCCACGAAACATTGGCCCCCCGGGAACAacgatgattccacagtatttaaaAACAGGCATTTATTAGCAATATGTGTAAACAGAcaaaatgcaaaaaaacaaTATGGTAACCTGACAGAGGTTGATATAAAGAAACGCCAGGAACTTAAATGACCTTTGGAAAGAAATAGGTAAATAGACCGTGGTATAAAGTGTAACGCAATATAATGATTCTTAATTAAGTCTTAAGTTATTAACCAGTCTCTCAGCAATCATCAGATATCAGTTTCTGTCTTCATTGTTATTGTTAGGTAATTATCAAGTCACCAGGCAAACCTGCGGAGTTTCTACGTTCACTGTATTCTCCGTTAACCACGTGTCATCAGCCACCTACAGCAGTACCACGCCTACTACCATCACTGCCTGTCAATCAATGTGTACAGCAGACCCATTTTGTCATGGATTTGCCTTTAACTCCTTAACAGGGGAATGCGAACTTTCAGATAGCACTTTATCAAAGCATGTTGCCTGTACAGAATGTTCATTTTCAGCTAGAGATTGTGTGGGTAAGGACACACACACTAGTCATGCAATCCATCAAGCAAGTCCTATTgcgaaaaaaaagataatgtaGATTGTAGagtttttctgttttgttgaatgcataaaacagaaatattatGATTATAGCTAAACGTGTATAACTGCAGTCAATTATCTCATTTTATCTTAGATGAAACTTCGAAATACCTCACCCAATGTTCTACCAACTTTTCCAGCGTTGGAGTGAATCTGACCGTGTCCGTGGAATCATCCAACCATGACGGTTCCGACCTTGCCACTTGCCAGGATTTGTGTGCAAATGACCCGCTCTGTCTGTCGTTTCATCACAGTCAAGGTGACCTTCAGTGCCGCCAGTCCACGTCGGACGGATCTACCCCTGGATCCGCCTCTGGATGTGACTCGTGTCAATTCTACACCAAAGACTGCTTACCAGGTTTGAAAACTCATTGTATTCatcaaacatttataatttcgGTAAAACATTTTGTTCTTTCTAAAAATGTCAGCCACATTAACTGAAGGTTTTCTGAATCAACCTTagatatatgaattaaaaatatttgcaatttatTGGATCTTTTTATCAAGTTTGCAACATTAGTTACGCTTAcccatatttataaatacagtaaaacacgcttataacgaagtcccagggatggccaatttaacttcgttataagcgtaattcgttttatccgtcaagtttacaacatgaaatagagatttggggaatgaaattcaccttgctgtaagcgtcaattcattataagcgtgttcgctataaccgtgttttactgtattctcTTTTTCTAGCATTCGTTGGAAAATGATTCTTTTGAAACATATATCATTCCAAGTCTATGCATTGTATGTTGCAAAAAGAATTGACTTACGTCTGTTAACAGTCTGATGCCCAGACCTTGTGCATAAATTAGCAATCATAAGTTAAGTTACAGAAATAAAATGTAGGTCCATGAAAGGAGCAGGGAAAACTAAGGGACCGAACCACCTTCTCAATCTCGTAAATTCTACTATATACAGTCTAACTTATTTAAAACATAACCTTCTTTTTCGTTGTCTGATTAAAAGTAATGTGCTTAACATATATTATTCTAATCTTGTTAAAGTATCCTTAAGctgacaataatttttttttttttcgtcgcTGTTAACTTAATATTACAAACCTTATAATATTTGGTgacttctgattggttgaaaatgtAAGATATAgtctaaattattttaagatattgactgtttatatataaaagaaaatactgTGTTATAGATACTCGTTTTTCTGTTTAACAGGATGCGGCGCTGTTTCGTATGTGAGGTACGAATTTGGTTACATTACAGCCTCTGTGCGCCTGGATCTGGTTGGTCACGTGACACCTTTTGATACGTGCCAACAGCTGTGTGATAACGACACCTTTTGTTATGGGTTTACGTACAAGGCGGATTCGTCCCGATGTGTTTTGTCGGACTCCGGTACACACGTCTGGTATCCAGAATGCCCATCCTGTTCATTTTCCaagaaaacatgtttattttcaggtatttgtaaattttgacatttaGTTTAATCTATacaatagactcgaatttttgggctttaatacggATTAATCGGAAGAataatgtcttttgttttacatattttaaacatcattggtacttgaagattacccattttatttcaatttttatctcaatcaagcttcgcttattaataattaacaaaatttccTCAAAAAATTTACGGAAATCATCcgaattttttagattttacaatcttgcgaatgcgcattacattcacgcttaatcacgggaggctctttgtttgatgtttccacaatatcacatttgcatggataactCAGAAACAATATAACAAATGCgtgtacattttcattggaATTTTTGTTCTATTCATCAAAGAAAAGACGGGAGACaactctaacacagtgcatttatTATAATGctgttattttaaatgaaactttattaattttctccaaagtcgttttggagcgattctgcaattttctgctacattacgggtatatggtaGGTATTTTAACCGTAGAGAAGGCCTTTCCCGACACGGGTTAGATTATTCCAACttagcagagtgtagtgaaattaatagcattgtaggcttaaagcttggtgatgcaaatgtcaacaatatacggtgtgtcgatgtatctatttcttaaatgtccgttatcatatgcaatgtcaacccgtgcacgggATAATGTGTAGTTAATTTAAAGTTATAGATtgccaaaaaaattaatcatacgGGAGGTTTTATGCATCATAAGTCTTTATCTATCACAATACAGGTCGTAAAGACCATTTAGAAATTCCAAATGTAATCAACCCAAGTAATTTTCGTCATTGAGTGTAATGTACAAATGTAGTAACTATAAAGAAATAGTGAGAATAACGcactaaaaaaagaataaaatttgatgttgTATTAAGAAATATGCATTTGCAGACATTGCATctttataaatatacacatacatgtaatatcttttCTACAAAGCATAATGTGTCACTGAGAGGCCGCTTGCTCATGAGCTAAACGTTGCAGTATTTACATTCCCCGTGCGGTTATGAAGCGGAGGTTAACCACATTATCTATGTTTTGGCTAACTGAAAAATTATATACTGTTTTCAAAGtttgattcatttatttttcaacatcGGAATTTTTCAAAAGGTCTTTAATTCTTATCATgtaagatatataaaatatgtcatTTGGTAGATCATGTGTTTGTAAGTCATcatgtatctttaaaatatgcaaTCTCGGTGTGGTGGTATTTGttttccgaaaaaaaaaatgcataagtTTAAATCAAAAAAATGCCTCAATCAACTATTTGTAGCTGATACAAAAAGTTATTTTTGACAACCAAATTTTTCCAGTAAAGGAAATCCACCATACACCAGAAAAAcctttatattattataatccAACGAGTCCaagtttatttgcaaagaaaattgaaCAAGTTATTGCATTAAAGGTcgtttattcattgaattacatttgtattgtatttttttcatagaacCTCCCACAGCTGTCCAGGAGGTTATAGTCAGCAACGGTACCATGGACTGTGTATGTGTGTGCAAAGACACCAATAAGACGGTCAATGAAATTATGCAACAGAGGAAAACCGAACTGACCGTTGATACCGAGGCACTGTCGTCGACACTTCGGAAGTTCTATAGTGCCCCAGACTCACGACCAACGTCGAC from Magallana gigas chromosome 9, xbMagGiga1.1, whole genome shotgun sequence includes these protein-coding regions:
- the LOC105330005 gene encoding uncharacterized protein encodes the protein MAGWIWIEIFIFAVLSVYTGGQIMTPSTSQCGVNYLDLGSGTTMYVSEFYQTYVNDPTVTSLSDCTHLCDVDSQCKAIGYMDDIGGVSCGLSESDHVTATACPSCRVFTKNCSADCVTYTVFSGGYIGRTQYANYDPSSYTECQDRCTNDPFCNGFIHNDVIMTCRLSESRKEVAYPGNASFSFSRKECSSGCTNYLAYGVGKIIELSALYLLNNSLTQRECESLCSQDPGCRGAAYQPSDQNCGLFDSGTSQEYSWCLNCTGYAKQCPSGNYQVTRQTCGVSTFTVFSVNHVSSATYSSTTPTTITACQSMCTADPFCHGFAFNSLTGECELSDSTLSKHVACTECSFSARDCVDETSKYLTQCSTNFSSVGVNLTVSVESSNHDGSDLATCQDLCANDPLCLSFHHSQGDLQCRQSTSDGSTPGSASGCDSCQFYTKDCLPGCGAVSYVRYEFGYITASVRLDLVGHVTPFDTCQQLCDNDTFCYGFTYKADSSRCVLSDSGTHVWYPECPSCSFSKKTCLFSEPPTAVQEVIVSNGTMDCVCVCKDTNKTVNEIMQQRKTELTVDTEALSSTLRKFYSAPDSRPTSTAIGALGAAMIGVLVAFIVLPDLFSALYSILTHFKNVKS